The DNA region ACATACATCACAAGCTTTAGAGTTGATTATACAATGTTGTTCATGGCGGTCATCTTAACCGTTTATTCAGGATATCTGTACATGAGAAATAATTATAAGGCATTAAAGCTGGAGCTCTAAGGAAGGTGCCCAATGGGGGCTCCGCCTCCGCCACAGAACGAAACATTTTCCAAATGTTATTTGATAGGGGAAGGGGATATTCTTATGGGGGACGTTCAAATTCAATCGCTCATTGAAAATTATTTGGATGCTTATAACTCCTTTGATATTGAAGGAATGATCAGGCTCCTGCATGATGACATTGAATTTCGAAATGTACATAACGGTGTAGTAGATACGGAAACGAAAGGGATCGAGCATTTCCGTGCCTTAGCTGAACAGTCGCTGACGATATTCTCACAAAGATGCCAGACTATGAAGAAGATCACGATTACTGGTGATAAGGCTGAGATTGAGGTGGATTACGAAGGGGTATTGGCTGTGGATCTGCCGAATGGGATGAAAGCCGGGGAATCTTTAAAACTTACAGGAAGATCGATATTTCTTGTGCAAGATGACAAGCTAAGGGTCATTGAAGATTATAGTTAGACCGCAATGCAGCGGAACAAGCGGGACGCGATGATTAGCAGGATCCATGCTCCCCCAATCTCTTTTTCAAAGGGTTACATATAAAATAAAGGGGGCGGAGATCGTGAATGGTAAGCCTCAGCTCGTATTAGATTTAGCGGGTGTATTGGTGAGCAATTTTTCATCGACTTTTTGGCTTGCAATATGCGGAGAGTCTGGACTTTCATTTCAGCGTATTCGAGAGCAATTTGACGAAGTGCGAAAAGATCTTTGGACCGGGAAGCTCAGGGAGGACGATTTTTGGATTTGGTTATGCAACCGCATCAAATGGGTGAATAGAGAAGAGGCCCGGAAGCTGCTGATTCAGTCACTGGAGCCGCTTCCTGCCATTCACTCCTTAGGGCAGTGGAGCCAAATCGCTGATATTCATGTTTTAAGCAATCATTGTAAGGAATGGCTGGAGCCGGTTCTTGACCAAATCGAGCCTTATACCAAAAGCATCACCATTTCTAATCAGGTGGGCTTATCCAAGCCAGACATCCAAATATATCACCATGTCGCAGAATGTTTTGATGATTATGGCGCCGCCCATCCCATAAGTTCTTTATATCGATGATCAAGAAAAGAATCTGATCCCCGCTATAAAGCTCGGCTGGAACACTCTACTTGCCGACAATAAGCATCAATGGCTCCATCAAGTAGAGCCGATCCTTTCTGGAATACGCTGCGAGAAGTAGAAGGCAAGGAGGCAGAAGATCATGAAGATTTCCGTGTTAAATGGAGCGGATGCTCCCTCATATCAAGAGGTTCGACTAGACGGGCTAAGAAGGGATCCCCATGCGTTTGGCTCCACCTACGATCGGGAAGTGAAGTTCTCTCTGGAAACGGTATCGGAAAGAATACAGCCGAGTCGGGATAAATTTGTTTTAGGGGCTTTTGAGGAGGATGGATCACTAGTTGGAATCGTAACCTTTATGCGCGAGAGCGGAATCAAGACTTTACACAAGGGCAAT from Paenibacillus ihbetae includes:
- a CDS encoding nuclear transport factor 2 family protein is translated as MGDVQIQSLIENYLDAYNSFDIEGMIRLLHDDIEFRNVHNGVVDTETKGIEHFRALAEQSLTIFSQRCQTMKKITITGDKAEIEVDYEGVLAVDLPNGMKAGESLKLTGRSIFLVQDDKLRVIEDYS
- a CDS encoding haloacid dehalogenase — its product is MNGKPQLVLDLAGVLVSNFSSTFWLAICGESGLSFQRIREQFDEVRKDLWTGKLREDDFWIWLCNRIKWVNREEARKLLIQSLEPLPAIHSLGQWSQIADIHVLSNHCKEWLEPVLDQIEPYTKSITISNQVGLSKPDIQIYHHVAECFDDYGAAHPISSLYR
- a CDS encoding GNAT family N-acetyltransferase, with protein sequence MKISVLNGADAPSYQEVRLDGLRRDPHAFGSTYDREVKFSLETVSERIQPSRDKFVLGAFEEDGSLVGIVTFMRESGIKTLHKGNVFGMYVIPEKRGMGVGRKLMEELIRRAREVEGVEQINLTVVSENHPAKQLYQSIGFQTFGLERNALKFEGQSFDEEWMVLRL